The proteins below are encoded in one region of Chelmon rostratus isolate fCheRos1 chromosome 21, fCheRos1.pri, whole genome shotgun sequence:
- the srsf2a gene encoding serine and arginine rich splicing factor 2a isoform X1, with amino-acid sequence MSYGRPPPDVEGMTSLKVDNLTYRTSPETLRRVFEKYGRVGDVYIPRDRYTKESRGFAFVRFLDKRDAEDAMDAMDGALLDGRELRVQMARYGRPPDSMYSRRGAPQRRYGGYGRRSRSRSGSPRRRRRSRSRSRSRSRSRSRSRHHYSRSRSRSYSRSRSRSRSKSKSKSRTPRRSKSKSPSRSRSRSRSKSRSRTPASNRGSKSRSRSKSKTRLKSPEDNGAEC; translated from the exons ATGAGCTACGGAAGGCCGCCACCAGACGTTGAGGGAATGACCTCCCTGAAAGTGGACAACCTCACTTACCGAACTTCGCCGGAGACTCTGCGCCGAGTTTTTGAGAAGTACGGTCGTGTGGGAGATGTGTATATCCCCCGGGACAGGTACACCAAGGAGAGCCGCGGGTTCGCTTTCGTGCGTTTCCTCGACAAGCGCGACGCCGAGGACGCCATGGACGCTATGGACGGCGCGCTGCTCGACGGGCGGGAGCTTCGGGTGCAGATGGCTCGCTACGGACGACCTCCTGACTCCATGTACAGCCGGAGAGGTGCTCCGCAACGCAGATACGGAGGGTACGGACGCAGAAGCAGGAG CCGTTCCGGCAGTCCTCGCCGCCGCAGGCGTAGCCGCAGCCGCTCCAGGAGCAGAAGCCGTTCCCGATCCAGGAGCCGCCACCACTACAGCCGTTCCAGGTCCCGCTCCTACTCCAGATCCAGGTCAAGGTCCAGGTCCAAGTCGAAGTCAAAGTCCAGAACCCCCAGACGGAGCAAGTCAAAGTCTCCCTCCAGGTCTCGGTCCCGCTCCAGGTCCAAGTCGAGGAGTAGGACCCCGGCATCCAACAGAGGTTCCaagtccaggtccaggtccaaATCCAAGACTAGGCTTAAATCTCCAGAGGACAACGGAGCAGAGTGTTAA
- the srsf2a gene encoding serine and arginine rich splicing factor 2a isoform X2, translated as MSYGRPPPDVEGMTSLKVDNLTYRTSPETLRRVFEKYGRVGDVYIPRDRYTKESRGFAFVRFLDKRDAEDAMDAMDGALLDGRELRVQMARYGRPPDSMYSRRGAPQRRYGGRSGSPRRRRRSRSRSRSRSRSRSRSRHHYSRSRSRSYSRSRSRSRSKSKSKSRTPRRSKSKSPSRSRSRSRSKSRSRTPASNRGSKSRSRSKSKTRLKSPEDNGAEC; from the exons ATGAGCTACGGAAGGCCGCCACCAGACGTTGAGGGAATGACCTCCCTGAAAGTGGACAACCTCACTTACCGAACTTCGCCGGAGACTCTGCGCCGAGTTTTTGAGAAGTACGGTCGTGTGGGAGATGTGTATATCCCCCGGGACAGGTACACCAAGGAGAGCCGCGGGTTCGCTTTCGTGCGTTTCCTCGACAAGCGCGACGCCGAGGACGCCATGGACGCTATGGACGGCGCGCTGCTCGACGGGCGGGAGCTTCGGGTGCAGATGGCTCGCTACGGACGACCTCCTGACTCCATGTACAGCCGGAGAGGTGCTCCGCAACGCAGATACGGAGG CCGTTCCGGCAGTCCTCGCCGCCGCAGGCGTAGCCGCAGCCGCTCCAGGAGCAGAAGCCGTTCCCGATCCAGGAGCCGCCACCACTACAGCCGTTCCAGGTCCCGCTCCTACTCCAGATCCAGGTCAAGGTCCAGGTCCAAGTCGAAGTCAAAGTCCAGAACCCCCAGACGGAGCAAGTCAAAGTCTCCCTCCAGGTCTCGGTCCCGCTCCAGGTCCAAGTCGAGGAGTAGGACCCCGGCATCCAACAGAGGTTCCaagtccaggtccaggtccaaATCCAAGACTAGGCTTAAATCTCCAGAGGACAACGGAGCAGAGTGTTAA